In the genome of Populus alba chromosome 11, ASM523922v2, whole genome shotgun sequence, one region contains:
- the LOC118040742 gene encoding protein FATTY ACID EXPORT 4, chloroplastic, translated as MSCSFFLIPTRFPTLSSYNKDIISATLPGFSSFSCLRNGRRSNSSATCISKRRRLGCKCQLADLAPVTSAAYGVILLGGGLFAFGKSGSKGSLFGGLTGAALMGTAYFLMQAPETKAIGDSLGFGSAFLFSSVFGIRLAATQKLIPSGLLLVLSICALSVFISAYLLQDNL; from the exons ATGTCTTGCTCCTTTTTCCTGATTCCCACGAGGTTCCCGACATTGAGTAGTTACAACAAAGACATAATCTCAGCAACTTTGCCGGggttctcttctttttcttgtttaaggaATGGGAGAAGATCCAATTCCAGTGCTACTTGTATTTCGAAAAGAAGACGTCTTGGCTGCAAATGTCAGTTGGCAGATCTTGCACCTGTAACGTCTGCTGCCTATGGTGTCATTCTTCTTGGCGGTGGCCTCTTTGCCT TTGGTAAATCAGGAAGCAAGGGGTCACTTTTTGGAGGGTTGACAGGGGCTGCTCTTATGGGAACG GCTTACTTTCTGATGCAAGCTCCGGAGACAAAAGCTATTGGGGATTCCCTCGGGTTTGGGTCAGCCTTCCTATTCTCTTCTGTATTTG GAATACGATTGGCAGCTACCCAAAAATTGATTCCTTCTGGTCTTCTGCTAGTTTTATCTATTTGTGCACTGTCTGTGTTCATCTCCGCCTATTTACTGCAGGATAATCTCTGA
- the LOC118040743 gene encoding uncharacterized protein isoform X2, whose protein sequence is MDFSSPPCRSPLSLSRTRNRNRRWRQSRTGTAVVVVAALVISTTAWLSLVFSGTTARCWHRFKNWEGSPHTLTWKPRSQKPNQSGKDGRISSFSTAPSLQLGRNRSLSEAERRKVEAGLTLNHIVFGIAGSSQLWKRRREFIRLWWRKNSMRGHVWLEEKVDDKEWDESLPVIMISEDTSRFRYTNPTGHPSGLRIGRIVLETFRLGLSDVRWFVLGDDDTIFNVDNLVKVLSKYDYNEMVYVGGSSESHSANTYFSHNMAYGGGGIAISYPLAEALYSVLDDCLERYHKLYGSDDRLHACISELGVPLSRELGFHQWDIRGSAHGLLSAHPVAPFVSIHHVEAVDPFYPGLSSLDNLKLFTKAMKVDPMSFLQRSICYDRARRLSFSVSLGYTIQVFPSIVPPRVLERSEMTYSAWNKIHNRNEFDLDTRDPSKSVCKRPVLFFLEEVERQGDTSLGTYVQARMKDDLKRSFFCFTRSAPLPYVESIQVLGYPLKKNWHLSPRRLCCKLNQTSDELLTISVGQCEKGSCGSFADSV, encoded by the exons ATGGACTTTTCCTCTCCTCCCTGCCGCTCGCCGCTCTCACTCTCCCGCACCCGCAACCGCAACCGGAGATGGCGTCAGAGTCGGACTGGCACCGCCGTCGTTGTGGTGGCTGCACTCGTGATTTCCACCACAGCCTGGCTGTCTCTTGTATTTTCTGGCACTACTGCTCGGTGTTGGCATAGGTTTAAGAATTGGGAAGGCAGTCCTCATACTCTCACATGGAAGCCACGAAGTCAGAAGCCAAATCAAAGCGGGAAAGATGGCCGAATTTCGAGTTTCTCCACCGCCCCGTCTCTTCAATTGGGCAGAAACAGGAGCCTGTCCGAGGCGGAGAGACGGAAGGTTGAAGCAGGATTGACGTTGAATCATATAGTTTTCGGCATTGCAGGATCCTCTCAGTTGtggaagagaaggagagagtTTATAAGGCTTTGGTGGAGAAAGAATTCAATGAGGGGTCATGTTTGGTTAGAGGAGAAAGTGGATGATAAAGAATGGGATGAATCATTGCCTGTGATTATGATTTCGGAGGATACCTCTCGGTTTCGGTACACGAACCCGACCGGACATCCTTCTGGGCTTCGGATTGGGCGCATAGTGTTGGAGACTTTTCGACTAGGTTTGTCTGATGTTAGGTGGTTTGTTTTAGGCGATGATGATACTATTTTTAATGTGGATAATTTGGTTAAAGTGTTAAGTAAGTATGATTATAATGAAATGGTTTATGTTGGTGGCTCTTCGGAGAGTCACTCTGCGAATACTTATTTTAGTCATAATATGGCTTATGGAGGTGGGGGCATTGCTATAAGTTATCCTCTCGCCGAGGCGCTTTATAGTGTTCTTGATGATTGTCTTGAGAGATATCATAAGTTATATGGAAGTGATGATAGGCTCCACGCTTGTATTTCGGAGCTCGGTGTTCCATTGTCAAGAGAGCTTGGGTTTCACCAG TGGGATATTAGGGGTAGTGCTCACGGTCTGCTATCTGCGCATCCAGTTGCACCCTTTGTATCGATTCATCATGTTGAAGCTGTGGATCCTTTTTACCCTGGGTTGAGTTCTCTGGATAATTTGAAACTATTCACAAAGGCCATGAAGGTTGACCCTATGAGTTTCTTGCAGCGATCAATCTGTTATGACCGTGCACGCCGCCTATCCTTTTCCGTCTCGCTTGGTTATACTATTCAAGTGTTCCCGAGCATTGTTCCTCCCCGGGTGCTTGAGCGCTCAGAAATGACTTACTCTGCTTGGAACAAGATTCATAATCGGAATGAGTTTGATTTGGATACCAGGGATCCTTCCAAATCTGTTTGTAAGAGGCCGGTCCTCTTCTTCTTAGAAGAAGTGGAAAGACAAGGCGACACTTCTTTGGGTACATATGTGCAGGCAAGAATGAAAGATGATTTGAAAAGAAGTTTTTTCTGCTTTACTCGTTCTGCTCCTTTGCCTTACGTGGAGAGTATTCAGGTGTTGGGGTATCCTCTGAAGAAGAACTGGCATTTG TCACCACGTCGCCTGTGTTGCAAACTGAATCAAACAAGTGATGAACTCCTTACAATATCAGTTGGACAGTGTGAGAAAGGATCTTGTGGTTCGTTTGCTGATTCTGTGTGA
- the LOC118040741 gene encoding probable receptor-like protein kinase At4g10390: MGCFLRLKFGRKKDTKKIDAAVAASDGTGDLDQKKEKDFDGTNGGARKYSWSEIERLSMNFSQIVGSGGFSTVYLAHLPGSSNGAIKIHCPSGFLNRVFKQELDILLQLQHDNIVKLLGYCDNQDEGALVFEYVSNGTLQDKLHGAGREIRESSSRTVLSWRKRIAIAYQLAQALEYLHEKCPLQIVHGDIKPSNILLDEQLNCKLCDFGFAKMGFSSTVMSSSNRKQVMMGSPGYTDPHYLRTGIASKKNDVYSYGVIILELVTGMEAFCEERGEGQLLTSMIGPILKSMIASGDECSPTKVAEMVDPRLGGDFEVKEAMAMISLAALCLGQSPSLRPSAAQILHTIKENIASISLLCTQQKDLPNKC; the protein is encoded by the exons ATGGGCTGCTTTCTCAGACTCAAATTCGGACGCAAAAAAGACACCAAGAAAATCgatgctgctgttgctgcttCAGATGGTACTGGTGATCTTGatcagaaaaaggaaaaagattttGATGGTACTAATGGAGGTGCAAGGAAATACAGTTGGAGTGAGATAGAGAGGCTGTCAATGAATTTCTCTCAGATTGTTGGATCAGGAGGGTTTAGCACAGTATATTTGGCGCACTTGCCTGGTTCCAGCAATGGGGCAATCAAGATTCACTGCCCAAGTGGCTTTCTTAACAGAGTCTTCAAGCAAGAACTAGACATCCTGCTCCAACTTCAACATGACAACATTGTCAAGCTTCTAGGATACTGTGACAATCAAG ACGAAGGTGCTTTGGTATTTGAGTACGTTTCCAATGGAACCTTGCAAGACAAACTCCATGGTGCAGGGAGAGAAATTAGGGAGTCATCAAGTAGGACAGTACTTTCATGGAGAAAGAGAATAGCAATAGCTTACCAACTTGCTCAAGCTCTTGaatatttacatgaaaaatGTCCTCTCCAAATAGTACATGGCGACATCAAACCTTCAAATATTTTACTCGATGAGCAACTCAACTGCAAGCTATGTGATTTTGGGTTCGCAAAGATGGGATTTTCTTCTACTGTAATGAGTTCCAGTAATAGGAAGCAAGTGATGATGGGTTCTCCGGGTTATACTGATCCACACTACCTTAGAACAGGAATAGCATCAAAGAAGAACGATGTGTACAGCTATGGAGTCATCATTTTGGAACTTGTGACGGGAATGGAGGCATTTTGCGAGGAAAGAGGCGAGGGCCAGCTACTGACATCAATGATTGGACCCATTTTGAAGAGCATGATTGCTAGTGGTGATGAGTGCAGCCCGACGAAGGTGGCAGAAATGGTGGATCCAAGATTGGGAGGAGACTTCGAAGTCAAGGAAGCCATGGCTATGATTTCCCTTGCAGCTCTTTGCCTTGGACAGTCTCCAAGTCTTAGGCCCTCTGCTGCACAGATCCTGCATACCATCAAGGAGAATATAGCTTCCATTTCCCTCCTCTGCACACAGCAAAAGGATTTGCCAAATAAATGCTAG
- the LOC118040743 gene encoding uncharacterized protein isoform X1, protein MDFSSPPCRSPLSLSRTRNRNRRWRQSRTGTAVVVVAALVISTTAWLSLVFSGTTARCWHRFKNWEGSPHTLTWKPRSQKPNQSGKDGRISSFSTAPSLQLGRNRSLSEAERRKVEAGLTLNHIVFGIAGSSQLWKRRREFIRLWWRKNSMRGHVWLEEKVDDKEWDESLPVIMISEDTSRFRYTNPTGHPSGLRIGRIVLETFRLGLSDVRWFVLGDDDTIFNVDNLVKVLSKYDYNEMVYVGGSSESHSANTYFSHNMAYGGGGIAISYPLAEALYSVLDDCLERYHKLYGSDDRLHACISELGVPLSRELGFHQWDIRGSAHGLLSAHPVAPFVSIHHVEAVDPFYPGLSSLDNLKLFTKAMKVDPMSFLQRSICYDRARRLSFSVSLGYTIQVFPSIVPPRVLERSEMTYSAWNKIHNRNEFDLDTRDPSKSVCKRPVLFFLEEVERQGDTSLGTYVQARMKDDLKRSFFCFTRSAPLPYVESIQVLGYPLKKNWHLIYIFGQSPRRLCCKLNQTSDELLTISVGQCEKGSCGSFADSV, encoded by the exons ATGGACTTTTCCTCTCCTCCCTGCCGCTCGCCGCTCTCACTCTCCCGCACCCGCAACCGCAACCGGAGATGGCGTCAGAGTCGGACTGGCACCGCCGTCGTTGTGGTGGCTGCACTCGTGATTTCCACCACAGCCTGGCTGTCTCTTGTATTTTCTGGCACTACTGCTCGGTGTTGGCATAGGTTTAAGAATTGGGAAGGCAGTCCTCATACTCTCACATGGAAGCCACGAAGTCAGAAGCCAAATCAAAGCGGGAAAGATGGCCGAATTTCGAGTTTCTCCACCGCCCCGTCTCTTCAATTGGGCAGAAACAGGAGCCTGTCCGAGGCGGAGAGACGGAAGGTTGAAGCAGGATTGACGTTGAATCATATAGTTTTCGGCATTGCAGGATCCTCTCAGTTGtggaagagaaggagagagtTTATAAGGCTTTGGTGGAGAAAGAATTCAATGAGGGGTCATGTTTGGTTAGAGGAGAAAGTGGATGATAAAGAATGGGATGAATCATTGCCTGTGATTATGATTTCGGAGGATACCTCTCGGTTTCGGTACACGAACCCGACCGGACATCCTTCTGGGCTTCGGATTGGGCGCATAGTGTTGGAGACTTTTCGACTAGGTTTGTCTGATGTTAGGTGGTTTGTTTTAGGCGATGATGATACTATTTTTAATGTGGATAATTTGGTTAAAGTGTTAAGTAAGTATGATTATAATGAAATGGTTTATGTTGGTGGCTCTTCGGAGAGTCACTCTGCGAATACTTATTTTAGTCATAATATGGCTTATGGAGGTGGGGGCATTGCTATAAGTTATCCTCTCGCCGAGGCGCTTTATAGTGTTCTTGATGATTGTCTTGAGAGATATCATAAGTTATATGGAAGTGATGATAGGCTCCACGCTTGTATTTCGGAGCTCGGTGTTCCATTGTCAAGAGAGCTTGGGTTTCACCAG TGGGATATTAGGGGTAGTGCTCACGGTCTGCTATCTGCGCATCCAGTTGCACCCTTTGTATCGATTCATCATGTTGAAGCTGTGGATCCTTTTTACCCTGGGTTGAGTTCTCTGGATAATTTGAAACTATTCACAAAGGCCATGAAGGTTGACCCTATGAGTTTCTTGCAGCGATCAATCTGTTATGACCGTGCACGCCGCCTATCCTTTTCCGTCTCGCTTGGTTATACTATTCAAGTGTTCCCGAGCATTGTTCCTCCCCGGGTGCTTGAGCGCTCAGAAATGACTTACTCTGCTTGGAACAAGATTCATAATCGGAATGAGTTTGATTTGGATACCAGGGATCCTTCCAAATCTGTTTGTAAGAGGCCGGTCCTCTTCTTCTTAGAAGAAGTGGAAAGACAAGGCGACACTTCTTTGGGTACATATGTGCAGGCAAGAATGAAAGATGATTTGAAAAGAAGTTTTTTCTGCTTTACTCGTTCTGCTCCTTTGCCTTACGTGGAGAGTATTCAGGTGTTGGGGTATCCTCTGAAGAAGAACTGGCATTTG atatatatatttggacaGTCACCACGTCGCCTGTGTTGCAAACTGAATCAAACAAGTGATGAACTCCTTACAATATCAGTTGGACAGTGTGAGAAAGGATCTTGTGGTTCGTTTGCTGATTCTGTGTGA
- the LOC118040740 gene encoding probable aquaporin NIP5-1, whose translation MPEPEEAGTTPTATAPNTPGTPGGPLFTGLRVDSLSYSDRKIMPKCKCLPVTAPNWGQPHTCFLDIPAPDVSLTRKLGAEFVGTFVLIFMATAGPIVNQKYDNAETLIGNAACAGLAVMIIILSTGHISGAHLNPSLTIAFAALRHFPWVQVPAYIAAQVSASICASFALKGVFHPFMSGGVTVPSVSPGQAFALEFFITFNLLFVVTAVATDTRAVGELAGIAVGATVMLNILVAGPSSGGSMNPVRTLGPAVAAGNYKHIWIYLVAPTLGALVGAGTYTLVKLRDDVADPPRQVRSFRR comes from the exons ATGCCGGAACCAGAAGAAGCTGGGACGACACCGACGGCGACCGCACCGAATACGCCGGGGACGCCGGGAGGGCCACTTTTTACTGGGCTGAGAGTGGACTCACTGTCCTATTCAGATAGGAAAATAATGCCAAAATGCAAGTGCTTGCCTGTCACTGCTCCAAATTGGGGTCAACCCCATACGTGCTTCCTTGATATTCCTGCTCCTGACGTTTCTCTAACTCGCAAG CTTGGAGCAGAATTTGTGGGAACCTTCGTCCTGATATTTATGGCGACAGCCGGACCAATAGTGAACCAGAAGTATGATAACGCAGAAACACTGATCGGAAACGCAGCCTGTGCCGGACTAGCAGTGATGATCATAATCCTATCAACTGGACACATCTCTGGAGCTCATTTGAACCCATCACTCACCATTGCTTTTGCAGCTCTACGCCACTTCCCCTGGGTCCAAGTGCCTGCCTACATTGCAGCTCAAGTATCGGCTTCCATCTGTGCTTCCTTTGCTCTTAAAGGAGTCTTCCACCCCTTCATGTCTGGAGGGGTTACCGTTCCATCTGTGAGCCCCGGCCAAGCTTTTGCACTTGAGTTCTTCATCACTTTCAATCTCTTGTTTGTTGTCACCGCCGTTGCCACCGACACTCGTGCC GTGGGAGAGCTGGCTGGAATAGCAGTCGGAGCTACGGTTATGCTGAACATTCTTGTTGCAGG GCCATCAAGTGGTGGTTCAATGAATCCAGTGAGGACTTTGGGGCCAGCAGTGGCTGCGGGAAATTACAAGCATATTTGGATTTATCTGGTGGCACCTACACTTGGAGCCCTAGTTGGTGCTGGCACCTACACGCTCGTGAAGCTCCGGGACGACGTGGCTGATCCACCCCGTCAAGTCAGGAGCTTCCGTCGGTAG